One Vespula pensylvanica isolate Volc-1 chromosome 1, ASM1446617v1, whole genome shotgun sequence genomic region harbors:
- the LOC122636575 gene encoding histone H3.3A: MARTKQTARKSTGGKAPRKQLATKAARKSAPSTGGVKKPHRYRPGTVALREIRRYQKSTELLIRKLPFQRLVREIAQDFKTDLRFQSAAIGALQEASEAYLVGLFEDTNLCAIHAKRVTIMPKDIQLARRIRGERA; the protein is encoded by the exons ATGGCTCGTACGAAGCAAACGGCCCGTAAATCTACTGGAGGAAAGGCACCCAGAAAACAACTTGCAACAAAGGCAGCCCGTAAAAGTGCACCTTCTACTGGAGGTGTAAAAAAACCACATCGTTACAG ACCTGGAACTGTAGCACTTAGAGAAATCAGAAGATATCAAAAATCTACTGAATTGCTGATAAGAAAATTACCATTCCAACGATTGGTTCGTGAAATTGCACAAGATTTTAAAACTGATTTGCGTTTCCAAAGTGCAGCTATTGGTGCCTTGCAAGAAGCTTCGGAAGCATATTTGGTCGGATTATTTGAAGACACAAATTTATGTGCTATTCATGCTAAACGCGTTACTATCATGCCTAAAGATATTCAGTTGGCACGAAGAATTCGTGGCGAACGTGCTTAA